GGGTTACGCACGACTACCTGAAGACCTTTAGTAAGAGGCTTGGGGGTATGCCCGTGGTGGTGGAGTTCAGGAACCGCGCGTGGCATAATGACGCCACCCTTGACCTTCTCAGGGAAAACGGGCTTGGCTACTGTGTGGTGGACGAACCCAGGCTGCCGAGTCTGATGCCCTTTAACCCCAGGGCGACCTCTGCGGTGGGGTATTTTCGCCTGCACGGCAGAAACCCGCGGTGGTTCAACGTCCCCACCTCGGTGAGATATGACTATCTGTACGGCGAGGCCGAACTCCAGGAGTTTTTGGGGCCCATCCATGAGGTTGAGTCCCTAACCCGGACCACCTTCGTTTTTTTCAACAACTGCCACGCAGGCTCCGCCGTGCGTAACGCCTTGAGGTTGAGAGAGATGCTGGGCCTTTCGGAAGAACCCGCCCCCGGCGGTCAGCGGGAACTGCCGTTTTGATTTGTGGTAATTCTTAAAGGAGTTGGAGATATGGTGCGTTTGGACGCACCGTACAGGGGTTAGTACACTTTGTGAGGTCAAAAGTAATTTTGTCATTCTGAGTTTTTTGAGCGAAGAATCTAATAGTAAGATGTAGCGTCGGAGCTTGCTCCGACGTTGAACGTGACAGCAAGCTACCACGCTACAATTCCTTCCCAACATCAGGCGGATTTAATGTCGAGCAAGCTCGACCGCTACAATAATATGGCTACGGGAGAAACGGTGCGTCTGGACGCGTCTTACGTGCCTAAATATATATATAGGCAAAACGGC
The nucleotide sequence above comes from Candidatus Bathyanammoxibius amoris. Encoded proteins:
- a CDS encoding DUF72 domain-containing protein, producing VTHDYLKTFSKRLGGMPVVVEFRNRAWHNDATLDLLRENGLGYCVVDEPRLPSLMPFNPRATSAVGYFRLHGRNPRWFNVPTSVRYDYLYGEAELQEFLGPIHEVESLTRTTFVFFNNCHAGSAVRNALRLREMLGLSEEPAPGGQRELPF